One Mycobacteriales bacterium genomic window, GATCGATCCTCGGGGCGTTGGTCGGACGGGCGGTCGAGCGGAAGCTCACCACCGTCGGGTTCGAGGCCCACGTGGTCACCGTGGACCAGCACGCCGCACTCGAACAGGCGGCGGGGGGCGCGGTCAGGCTGGCCCCGGCGGGCCGGCCGGTCGAGGGCCTGCGGGTGGTGAAGGACCCCGGCGAGCTGGCCCACCTGCGGAGGGCGTGCGAGATCACGGCCGCGGCGTACGCCGAGGTGCTGTCCGCGCTGCGGCCCGGCATCTGCGAGCGTGACGTCGCCTGGCGGCTGACCGAGGCGATGCGGCGCCACGGCGCGGAAGGCCCGGCGTTCGACATCATCGCGGCCTTCGGCGAGCACTCGGCGATCCCGCACCACACGCCGACCGACCGCGAGCTGCGGCGCGGCGACCTCATCAAGCTCGACTTCGGGGCGAAGGTGGCCGGCTACCACGCCGACATGACCCGCACCGCGGTCTGCGGGCCCGCAGCCGACTGGCAGCGTGAGATTCACGGCGAGGTCGCCGAGCTGCAGGCCGAGCTGCGCGACTCGGTCACCGCCGGAGTGGTCCCCGCCGACCTGGACGCGCAGATGCGCTCCGGGCTGCATGCGCAGGGGCGCGAGGTCGCGCACGGGCTCGGACACGGCATCGGTCTCGCCATCCACGAAGACCCGTTCCTCACCGAGTCGTCGGCGGCGGCGCCGCTCGCCTGCGACTCGGTGATCACGATCGAGCCAGGCGTCTACCTGCCCGGCAGAGGCGGAGTGCGCATCGAGGACAGCGTCGTGGTCACCTCAGGCAGCCCCGACATCTTGACCGCGGCCACCCGCGACCTCGTGGAGGTGTAGTCGCACTCCGTAGTCTGTTCGCCGTGGCGACGACGAACGACTTCAAGAACGGCATGACTCTCGACCTCGACGGTGTCCTGTGGAACATCGTGGAGTTCCAGCACGTCAAGCCCGGAAAGGGCGGCGCCTTCGTCCGCAGCAAGCTCAAGAACGTGCTGACCGGGCAGGTCGTGGAACGCACCTTCAACGCCGGCGTGAAGGTGGACACCGCCACCGTGGACAAGCGGGAGATGACCTATCTCTACGCCGACGGCTCGGACTTCGTCTTCATGGACGTCGAGACCTACGAGCAGATCCACGTCCCGCCTGCCGCGGTCGGTGACGCCAAGGACTACCTGCTGGAGAACACCAACGCGACGGTCGCGGTCCACGACGGCACGGTCCTCTACGTCGAGCTGCCGGCATCGGTAGAACTCACGATCACCTACACCGAGCCCGGCATCCAGGGCGACCGGTCGACCGGCGGCACCAAGCCGGCGACGCTCGAGACCGGCGCCACCGTGCAGGTGCCGCTGTTCGTGGTGCAGGGCGAGAAGATCAAGGTCGACACCCGCGACGGCCGATACATCAGTCGCGTCAGCGGCTAGGAGCCGACCGCCCCGTGCCCGCCCGCAGCAAGGCCCGCAAGCGCGCGCTCGACATCCTGTTCGAGGCCGACCAGCGGGCGACCGACCCGCGCGCCACTCTGAGTGAGTGGGTGACGCGCGCCGACCCCCCGGTGCCCGAGTACTCGCGCCGGCTCGTCGCGGGCGTCGTCGACCACCGCGCCTCGATCGATGAGCTGCTGACCGCGAGCGTGACGGACTGGACGCTGGAGCGGATGCCCTCGGTCGACCGCACCGTGCTGCGCCTCGCGGTCTATGAGCTGCTCTGGTGCGACGACGTGCCGGCCGCGGTCGCGATCGACGAGGCGGTCGAGCTCGCCAAGTCACTGTCGACGGACGAGTCCCCTGCCTTCGTCAACGGCGTGCTTGCCCGGGTCGCCAAGGAGACCAGCGCTTCCTGAGTGCTACGGTCGGGGTGGTACGACAACGTCCTTTAATCCCGTCCTGCGAGGCGGGCAAGGAGGTGTCTCGATGACTGCTGCGCGCCCGACCACCGGGGATCCCGACGTCGCCCGACCCGTCCTCGCCTCCGACGACGTTCAGCGGGGGCTGACCCGGATCGCTCACGAGATCGTCGAGCGCAACCACGGCGCCGACCGGATCGTGCTGCTCGGCATCCCGACCCGCGGTGTCACCCTGGCCCGGCGGATCGCCGACCGGATCGCCGCAATCGAAAGCGTCGAGGTGCCGGTCGGGGCGCTCGACGTCACGATGTACCGCGACGACCTGCGGTTGCGCGGGGTACGCGCGCTCGAGGAGACCGACATCCCCGCGAGCGGCGTCGACGACCTCGTGGTCGTGCTCGTCGACGACGTGCTGTTCTCCGGCCGGACGATCAGGTCGGCCCTCGACGCACTGTCGGACATCGGACGACCTCAAGCCGTACAGCTCGCCGTACTGGTCGACCGCGGCCACCGCGAGCTGCCGATCCGGGCCGACTACGTCGGCAAGAACATCCCCACCTCGCTGACCGAGACGGTTCACGCCCTGCTGTGCGAGCACGACGGCCGAGACGCCGTCCTGGTCGGTCCGGCCGACCTGAAACGTGAGCCCAGCCCCGAGCCGACCAGCGGAGGGGCGGCCTGATGAACCGTCACCTGCTCTCCGCCGCCGACCTCAGCCGCGACGACGCGCTGCTCGTCCTCGACACCGCCGCCGACATGGAGGCGGCTCTGGCAGGCCGCAGCATCAAGAAGCTGCCCACGTTGCGCGGCCGCACCGTCGTCAATCTGTTCTTCGAGGACTCCACCCGCACCCGGACCTCGTTCGAGGTCGCGGCCAAGCGGCTGTCCGCCGACGTCATCAACTTCTCGGCCAAAGGCTCGAGTGTGAGCAAGGGGGAGTCCCTCAAGGACACCGCACTCACTCTCGAGGCGATGGGGTCGGACGCGGTCGTCGTCCGGCACTGGGCAAGCGGCGCCCCCCACCGGCTCGCCACCTGGATCCGCGGCAGCGTGGTCAACGCCGGGGACGGCACTCATGAGCACCCCACCCAGGCGCTCCTCGACGCGTACACGATGCGGAGCCGGACCGGCCGACTCGAAGGCCTGCACGTCACCGTGGTCGGCGACGTCCTGCACTCTCGGGTGGCGCGCAGCAACGTTCTGCTGCTGTCCACTCTCGGTGCCGAGGTCACCCTCGTCGCGCCCCCGACCTTGCTGCCGGTCGGCGTACCGAGCTGGCCCTGCGCGGTTTCCTACGACCTCGACGCGGTGCTGCCCAAAAGTGATGTCGTCATGATGCTGCGGGTCCAGAACGAGCGGATGCAAGGCGGCTTCTTCCCGACGCCCCGCGAGTACTCGCGCCGCTACGGCCTCGACGCGCGTCGCATGGCGGCGCTGCCCGACGATGCGATCGTGATGCATCCGGGCCCGATGAACCGGGGTGTCGAGATCGCCGCCGAGGTCGCCGACAGCGTGCGCTCGACGATCGTCGAGCAGGTCGCCAACGGCATCTCGGTACGGATGGCCGTGCTCTACCTGCTGCTCGGCGGGTTGATCGACGTCTCCGACAGCGAGGCGGCGGCGGCATGAGCCGACGCGGTGGTTTTGTCATTCGCGGCGCCCGCCCGCTCGGCGGCGACATCCGGGACTTGTACGTCGATGGCGGCGAGCTCGTCGACACCGCCCCGAGCGGGGCCGAGACGATCGACGCCGATGGCCTGATCGCGCTGCCCGGGTTCGTCGACCTGCACACCCATCTGCGCGAACCCGGCCGGGAGGATGCCGAGACCGTCGAGACCGGCACGCGTGCGGCGGCGCTCGGCGGCTTCACGGCGGTGCACGCCATGGCCAACACCGACCCGGTCGCCGACGTCGCCGGGGTCGTCGAGCAGGTGTGGCGGCTCGGCCAGGAAGCCGGTCACTGCGACGTGCATCCGGTGGGGGCGGTCACGGTCGGCCTCGCCGGGGAGCGGCTCGCCGAGCTCGGCGCGATGGCGGACTCGGCGGCGCGGGTACGCGTGTTCTCCGACGACGGGAAGTGCGTCCACGACCCGCTGCTGATGCGGCGGGCGCTGGAGTACGTGAAGGCGTTCGACGGTGTCGTCGCGCAGCACGCCCAGGACCCGAGACTGACCGAGTCGGCGCAGATGAACGAGGGCGAGTGGTCTGCGACCCTGGGCCTTGCCGGCTGGCCGGCGGTCGCCGAGGAGGCGATCATCGCGCGGGACTGCCTGCTGGCAGCGCACGTCGGCTCCCGGGTGCACTTCTGCCACGTCTCGACCGCCGGCTCGGTGGAGCTCGTGCGGTGGGCGAAGGGCAAGGGCTGGAACGTGACCGCAGAGGTCACCCCACACCACCTGCTGCTCACCGACGACCTCGTGGCCTCCTACGACCCGGTGTTCAAGGTGAACCCTCCGCTGCGTACGCACGACGACGTCGTCGCGCTGCGACAAGCCCTCGCCGACGGGACCATCGACGCGGTCGCCACCGATCACGCCCCGCACGCGCTCGAGGACAAGGAGACCGAGTTCGCCGCTGCCGCGTTCGGGATGACCGGGCTCGAGACGGCACTTGCGGTCGTCGCGACCTCGATGGTCGAGACCGGCCTGCTCGACTGGGCCGGCGTCGCGGACCGGATGAGCGTGCGGCCCGCCGCCATCGGGCGGCTACCCAAACACGGCCAACCGCTCGAGCCGGGCGCTCCCGCGAACCTGGTGCTCGTGGATCCGGCGGCGCGGTGGACCGTCGACCCGGCGGCAACCGCCAGCCGCAGCCGCAACACACCGTTCGCCGGACGCGAGCTCTCGGCACGCGTTGTCGCGACGTTCCTGCGGGGCAGACCCACGGCGATGGACGGCAAACCCACATGACGCTTGCCGCTGACGCCGCGAAGAAGGTGCTGATCGACCCTCATCCGGCGTGGGGAAGCCTCGGTGTGGCGATCGCCGCGGCCGTCATCTTCCTGCTGTTCTCCGGCTGGATCGTCTTCCAGCGGGTCCGTCACGGAAAGGACAACGACGATGACTGAGCCGGCGATCCTCGTGCTGGAGGACGGCCGGACCTTTCGCGGGCGCTCGTACGGCGCGACCGGCGAGACCTTCGGCGAGGCGGTCTTCACGACCGGCATGACCGGCTACCAGGAGACCCTCACCGACCCGTCGTTCCACCGCCAGGTCGTGGTGCAGACGGCGCCTCACATCGGCAACACCGGCGTCAACGACGACGACCCGGAGTCGCGCCGAGTCTGGGTGTCGGGCTACGTCGTCCGGGATCCGGCACGGATCCCCAGCAGCTGGCGCTCGCGCCGCACTCTCGACGTGGAGCTCGCGGCGCAAGGTGTCGTCGGCATCTGCGGCGTCGACACCCGTGCGCTCACCCGCCACCTGCGGGAGCGCGGCGCGATGCGAGTCGGCGTCAGCAGCGTCGAGACCGACAGTGACGCGTTGCTGGAGCGGGTTCTGGCCAGCCCGGAAATGGAAGGCGCGAACCTCGCCGACGAGGTGTCGACCGCTGACGCCTACGTCGTGCCTGCGGTGGGGGAGAAGCGGTTCACGGTCGCCGCGGTCGACCTCGGCATCAAGGCCTCGACGCCGCGCTACATGGCAGAGCTGGGCTGCGAGGTCCACGTGCTGCCGGCCAGCTCGACCGCTGCGGACATCCTCGCGGTCGCTCCCGACGGCGTGTTCTTCTCCAACGGTCCTGGCGACCCGGCGACCGCGGACGGTCCGGTCGCCGCGCTGCGCGGCGTGCTCGGCGTCAAGCCGGTGTTCGGCATCTGCTTCGGCAACCAGATCCTCGGGCGCGCGCTCGGCTTCGGCACCTACAAGCTGAAGTTCGGACACCGGGGTGTGAACCAGCCCGTGCAGGACCGGCGGACCGGGAAGATCGCGATCAGCAGCCACAACCACGGTTTCGCCGTCGACGCCCCGCTCGACGAGCCGGCATCGACCGAGTTCGGCAAGGTGGAGGTCAGCCACGTCGACTTGAACGACCAAGTGGTCGAGGGGCTGCGGTGTCTCGACGTACCGGCGTTCTCCGTGCAGTACCACCCGGAAGCCGCGCCCGGCCCGCACGACGCGACCGACCTGTTCGCCACGTTCGCCGACCTGATGACTGCGAGCCGCTGACATGCCCAAGCGCACCGACATCAGCAGCGTCCTGGTCATCGGGTCCGGCCCGATCGTCATCGGGCAGGCCTGCGAGTTCGACTACTCCGGCACGCAGGCGCTGCGCGTGCTGCGCGACGAGGGGCTGCGGGTGAGCCTGGTCAACTCCAACCCGGCAACGATCATGACCGATCCGGAGTTCGCCGACGCGACCTACATCGAGCCGATCACTCCGGAGTACGTCGAGAAGGTCATCGCGATCGAGCGGCCCGACGGGCTGCTCGCCACGCTCGGCGGCCAGACCGCACTCAACACCGCGATCGCGTTGCACGACCGCGGTGTGCTCGACAAGTACGGCGTCGAGCTGCTCGGCGCGTCGGTCGAGGCGATCCACGCCGGTGAGGATCGCCAGAAGTTCAAAGGCGTCTGCGACGCGATCGGCGCCGACTACGCCCGCAGCACACTCGTGCGCACCGTCGAGGAGGCGGTCGCGGTGGCGGCGGAGCTCGGCTACCCGCTCGTGCTGCGGCCGTCGTTCACCCTCGGCGGCGGCGGATCCGGCTTCGCCCACGACGAAGCCGAGCTGCGCACGATGATCGCGGCGGGACTCGCCGCCAGCCCGGTGCACGAGGTGCTCGTCGAAGAGAGCGTGCTCGGCTGGAAGGAGTACGAGCTCGAGGTGATGCGCGACCGCAAGGACAACTGCGTGGTCGTCTGCTCCATCGAGAACCTCGACCCGATGGGCGTGCACACCGGCGACAGCATCACGGTGGCACCGGCGATGACTCTCACCGACCGCGAGTACCAGAAGATGCGCGACATGGCCTTCGCGGTCATCCGCCAGGTCGGCGTGGAGACCGGTGGCTCGAACATCCAGTTCGCGGTCGACCCCGAGACCGGTCGGCAGGTCGTCATCGAGATGAACCCGCGGGTGTCGCGGTCGAGCGCGCTCGCGTCCAAGGCGACCGGCTTCCCGATCGCGAAGATCGCCGCGAAGCTCGCCCTCGGCTACACCCTCGACGAGATCCCCAACGACATCACCCGCGAGACGCCGGCCAGCTTCGAGCCCAGCCTCGACTACGTCGTGGTCAAGATCCCGCGCTTCGCCTTCGAGAAGTTCCCGGGGGCGGACACGACCCTGACCACTCACATGAAGAGCGTCGGTGAGGTCATGGCGTTGGGCCGCAGCTTCACCGAGGCGCTGCAGAAGGCAACGCGGTCGCTGGAGGCCAAGGGCGCCGAGCTGGACTTCGCCTCTGCTCCGGGCGACGTCGAGGACTGGATTGCCAAGGCGCGGCGGCCGCACGACCGCCGGCTGCAGGCCGTCGTACAGGCGATGCGGGCAGGCGCAGACATCGACCGGCTGCACGACGAGACCGGCATCGACCCGTGGTTCCTCGACCAGCTCGCGCTGCTCGGCGAAGTCGCCGCCGACCTCGCCGCGGCGACGACTCTCGACGCCGACGCGCTACGGGCCGCCAAGCAGCACGGCTTCTCCGATGCGCAGATCGCCGCGATTCGCGGGCTGACCGAGACCGAGGTGCGCGCCCTCCGCCACGAGCTCGGCGTCCGGCCGGTCTACAAGACCGTCGACACCTGCGCCGCGGAGTTCGCGGCGAAGACGCCGTACCACTACTCGTCCTACGACGAGGAGGACGAGATCGGTCCGGGTGAGCGACCGAAGGTCCTCATCCTCGGCAGCGGCCCCAACCGCATCGGGCAGGGCGTGGAGTTCGACTACTCCTGCGTCCATGCCTGTTACGCGTTGCACGACGCCGGCTTCGAGACGGTCATGGTCAACTGCAACCCCGAGACGGTCTCGACCGACTACGACACCTCCGACCGGCTCTACTTCGAGCCGCTCACCTGCGAGGACGTGCTGGAGGTCGTCGACGCCGAACGCCGCAGCGGCGAGGTCGTCGGGGTCGTCGTCCAGCTCGGGGGGCAGACGCCGCTCGGGCTCGCGCAACGGCTCAAGGACGCCGGAGTCCCCATCGTCGGTACGCCGCCGGAGGCCATCCATCTCGCGGAGGAGCGCGGCGCGTTCGGTCGGGTGCTAGCGGCTGCCGGCCTCGCCGCGCCCAAACACGGCACGGCGCGCTCGTACGACGAGGCCGTGGAGATCGCTCACGAGATCGGCTATCCGGTGCTCGTGCGCCCGTCGTACGTGCTGGGTGGTCGCGGCATGGAGATCGTCTACGACGACCCCACCCTGCGCGACTACATCGACCGGGCGACCGAGGTCAGTCCCGAACATCCGGTGCTCGTCGATCGCTTCCTCGACGACGCGATCGAGGTGGACGTGGACGCCCTCTACGACGGCGAGGAGCTGTTCCTCGGCGGGGTGATGGAGCACATCGAGGAGGCCGGCATCCATTCCGGTGACTCGGCGTGCGCGCTTCCGCCGATCACCCTCGGCCGCGCCGACATCGCCCGGATCCGCGACGCCACCGAGGCGATCGCGAAGGGCGTCGGGGTACGCGGGCTGCTCAACGTCCAGTTCGCGATCGCCGGCGACGTGCTCTACGTCCTCGAGGCGAACCCGCGAGCCAGCCGGACCGCCCCGTTCGTCTCGAAGGCGACCGCCGTACCACTGGCCAAGGCGGCCGCCCGGGTCATGCTCGGCACCTCGATCGCCGAGCTGCGCCGGGAAGGGATGCTTCCGGCGGGCGACGGCGCCGACCTGCCGTTCGACGCGGCGATCTGCGTCAAGGAGGCAGTGCTCCCGTGGTCACGGTTCGCCGGCGTCGACACCGTGCTCGGGCCGGAGATGAAGTCGACGGGCGAGGTCATGGGGGTCGACGCCACCTTCGGCACTGCCTTCGCCAAGTCGCAGGAGGCGGCCTACGGCGCGCTGCCGACCAAGGGCCGGGTGTTCGTCTCGGTCGCCAACCGCGACAAGCGCCACCTCATCTTCCCGGTCAAGCGGCTCGCCGATCTCGGCTTCGAGGTGCTCGCCACCGAGGGCACCGCGGAGGTGTTGCAACGCAACGGTGTGCCTTCCACCGTCGTACGGAAGAACTCCGACGGCCGCGGTCCCGACGGCGAGCCGACGATCGTCGACCGGATCGCCGCGGGTGAGGTCGACCTGATCGTCAACACGCCGTTCGGGAACTCCGGGCCCCGGCTGGACGGCTACGAGATTCGTACCGCGGCGGTGATGCGAGGCGTGCCCTGCCTGACGACGGTGCAGGCGCTCGCCGCCGCCGTACAAGGCATCGAGGCGTTGCGTGGCGGCGAGATCGGTGTCGCGCCGCTGCAACGCCACCACGTGCTGATCCAGACCGCTCGCTACGGTGGCGGGAGCACCGAGCGCGAGGGAGGGTCCGCCTGATGGGAATCCAGGTCAAAGGCGAGGTCCTCAACGTCAAGCCGGTCGGCGAGTACTACTCGATGACCGTGGTCGCTCCCGGGATCGCCGAGCTGACCCGGCCGGGTCAGTTCGTCGCGGTTGCGGTCGGTGGTGACGGCGGCGGGATGCTGTTGCGCCGCGCGTTCTCGATCTACTCGGTGCGCGAGACCGGGGTGTACGGCGGAACGGTCGAGTTCATCTTCTCGGTCGCGGGTCGCGGCACAGCGTGGCTTGCGGCGCAGCGCCCGTACGACCCGATCGACATCGTCGGGCCGCTCGGCCGACCGTTCGCGCTCCCGCGGGAGCCGGCGAACTGCGTCGTCGTGGGTGGCGGCTACGGCGCTGCTCCGCTGTTCATGCTGTCCGACGCGCTGCGCACCCGCGGTTGTCGCATCGACGCGGTGCTCGGTGCCTCGACCGGGGACCGGCTCTTCGGTGCCCTCGACGCGAAGCGCATGGCCGCCAGCGTCGCCTTCACCACCGACGACGGCACGTACGGCGAGAAAGGCCGGGTGTCCGACGTACTGCCCGAAGTGATCGATCGGGTGAAGGCCGACGTGATCTACGCCTGCGGGCCGATGGCGATGCTGCAGGCGGTCCAGGCGGTCGCGAGTGCGGCCTACGACGGCGCCGGCATCCCGACGCAGCTGTCGGTGGAGGAGTCGATGGCATGTGGCATCGGCGTCTGCATGACATGTGTGCTGCCGATCATCGGCAACGACGGCCAGACCCGGATGTCGCGATCGTGTGCCGACGGGCCGGTGTTCCCCGGCGACCGGATCCGTTGGGACGCCTTGGGAACCGTTCCCGACGACGCGGTCGGAGCCACGCAGTGACCGCGGCAGGGAAGCGCGCAGCGATGGTCGAGGCGGAGGTCGTGACGTGACGGTGACACTCAAGCGGCAGGTCGAGCCGATCCGTCACTTCAACGTCGACATGACGACGAAGCTCGGCTCACTGACCGTCGCCGACCCGGTGTTCACCGCCTCGGGGTGCGCCGCCGCCGGACAGGAGGTGGCGCAGTACAACGACCTCACTGCGATCGGTGGCGTCGTCACGAAGTCGATCCAGCTCACGGCGCGGGCGGGCCGGGCGACCCCTCGGATGGCGGAGACGCCGAGCGGGATGCTCAACTCGATCGGCCTACAGGGGCCGGGCATCGACGTCTTCATCAACCGCGACCTCGCCTGGCTCGAGGAGCACGGCGTCACCACGGTCGCCTCGATCGCCGGTCACACCGTCGAGGAGTACGGCAAGCTCGCCGGCAAGCTGCGCGGGAAGCCGGTCGGCATGATCGAGGTCAACATCAGCTGCCCGAACGTCGAGGACCGCGGTCAGGTGTTCGCGTGCGACCGCAGCGCCGCGGCGTCGGTGATCCAAGCGGTACGCCGGGCGGCTCCGCCCAGCCTGCCGATCTTCGCCAAGCTGTCGCCGGACGTCACTGACATCGTCGAGATCGCCAAGGCCTGCGTCGACGCCGGCGCCAACGGACTGAGCCTGATCAACACGACACTCGGGATGGTGATCGACACCGTCACGATGCGGCCGCTGTTGGCCGGTGTCACCGGCGGCCTGTCGGGTCCCGCGATACGCCCCTTGGCGCTTCGCTGCGTCTGGCAGGTCCATCAGGCGATGCCCGACGTACCGCTGTTCGGCATCGGCGGGATCCGCACCGGCAACGACGCCTTGGAGTTCGTCCTCGCCGGTGCCAGCGCCATACAGGTCGGGACGGTGATCTTCCACGACCCGGGTGCACCTGCCCGCATCTCCCGCGAGCTGCGCGAGGCGCTCGCAGCGCGTGGCATCGACCGGCTCGAGCAGGCCATCGGGTTGGCGCACCGCGCCCCCGAGCTGATCGTGCCGGAGCTGCCGGACCCGCCCGGCGACGGCGAGCAGATCACGGACGGGACGAGCGAGGCGGACGGCATCGAGGCCGAAGAGGACGACCCGTTGGCCGACGACTGGTGGGAGGACCAGGACGCGTGAGGGATCAGAGAGCTCCGATTGCAGTCGCCCTCGATACGGGCGACCTGGCGACCGCGGTGCGCTGGGCGCAGTCCGTGGCGCCGTACGTCAGCACGGTCAAGGTCGGCCTCGAGCTGTTCTGCGCGGAGGGCCCGGGCGCGGTCGAGAAGATCCGGGCGGCGGCAGAGGTCGAGATCTTTCTCGACCTCAAGCTGCACGACATCCCCGCGACGGTCCGTGGCGCTGCCGGATCCGTGGCGTCGCTGGCCCCTGACTATCTGACGGTCCACGCCTCGGGCGGTCCTGCCGTGATCGCCGCTGCCGCCGAGGCGCTGCCCGAGACGAGAGTGACCGCGATCACCATCTTGACCTCTCTGACGGCCGACGACTTGGACCTCCTCGGCATCGCCGGGCCGCCGGCCGACGCCGTCGTACGACTCGCGCAAATCGCGGTCGACGCGGGAGCGCGGGCGTTGGTCTGCTCGCCGCAGGAGGTCGCCCTCGTGCGTGCTGCGGTCGGGGACGGCGTACGCCTGATCACCCCGGGGGTCCGGCCGGCCGGGACCGACACCCATGACCAGGCGCGGGTCGCGACTCCCGAACAGGCACTCGCCGACGGGGCCGATTTGGTGGTCGTGGGCAGGCCGATCACCGGTGCCGATGATCCGGGTGAGGCGGCTGGTTCGATCGCGGCGGCACTGTCGCGTCAGTGAGGGCCGCGGCCAGTTGCGCGAC contains:
- a CDS encoding Xaa-Pro peptidase family protein, giving the protein MPSPDESAPARRRLALATVLGESSYDAMLVTSRDNMRYLSGFTGSNGALLVDGTGEAVLATDGRYVAQAATEAADCKCLPARSILGALVGRAVERKLTTVGFEAHVVTVDQHAALEQAAGGAVRLAPAGRPVEGLRVVKDPGELAHLRRACEITAAAYAEVLSALRPGICERDVAWRLTEAMRRHGAEGPAFDIIAAFGEHSAIPHHTPTDRELRRGDLIKLDFGAKVAGYHADMTRTAVCGPAADWQREIHGEVAELQAELRDSVTAGVVPADLDAQMRSGLHAQGREVAHGLGHGIGLAIHEDPFLTESSAAAPLACDSVITIEPGVYLPGRGGVRIEDSVVVTSGSPDILTAATRDLVEV
- the efp gene encoding elongation factor P → MATTNDFKNGMTLDLDGVLWNIVEFQHVKPGKGGAFVRSKLKNVLTGQVVERTFNAGVKVDTATVDKREMTYLYADGSDFVFMDVETYEQIHVPPAAVGDAKDYLLENTNATVAVHDGTVLYVELPASVELTITYTEPGIQGDRSTGGTKPATLETGATVQVPLFVVQGEKIKVDTRDGRYISRVSG
- the nusB gene encoding transcription antitermination factor NusB, which translates into the protein MPARSKARKRALDILFEADQRATDPRATLSEWVTRADPPVPEYSRRLVAGVVDHRASIDELLTASVTDWTLERMPSVDRTVLRLAVYELLWCDDVPAAVAIDEAVELAKSLSTDESPAFVNGVLARVAKETSAS
- the pyrR gene encoding bifunctional pyr operon transcriptional regulator/uracil phosphoribosyltransferase PyrR; translated protein: MTAARPTTGDPDVARPVLASDDVQRGLTRIAHEIVERNHGADRIVLLGIPTRGVTLARRIADRIAAIESVEVPVGALDVTMYRDDLRLRGVRALEETDIPASGVDDLVVVLVDDVLFSGRTIRSALDALSDIGRPQAVQLAVLVDRGHRELPIRADYVGKNIPTSLTETVHALLCEHDGRDAVLVGPADLKREPSPEPTSGGAA
- a CDS encoding aspartate carbamoyltransferase catalytic subunit yields the protein MNRHLLSAADLSRDDALLVLDTAADMEAALAGRSIKKLPTLRGRTVVNLFFEDSTRTRTSFEVAAKRLSADVINFSAKGSSVSKGESLKDTALTLEAMGSDAVVVRHWASGAPHRLATWIRGSVVNAGDGTHEHPTQALLDAYTMRSRTGRLEGLHVTVVGDVLHSRVARSNVLLLSTLGAEVTLVAPPTLLPVGVPSWPCAVSYDLDAVLPKSDVVMMLRVQNERMQGGFFPTPREYSRRYGLDARRMAALPDDAIVMHPGPMNRGVEIAAEVADSVRSTIVEQVANGISVRMAVLYLLLGGLIDVSDSEAAAA
- a CDS encoding dihydroorotase, encoding MSRRGGFVIRGARPLGGDIRDLYVDGGELVDTAPSGAETIDADGLIALPGFVDLHTHLREPGREDAETVETGTRAAALGGFTAVHAMANTDPVADVAGVVEQVWRLGQEAGHCDVHPVGAVTVGLAGERLAELGAMADSAARVRVFSDDGKCVHDPLLMRRALEYVKAFDGVVAQHAQDPRLTESAQMNEGEWSATLGLAGWPAVAEEAIIARDCLLAAHVGSRVHFCHVSTAGSVELVRWAKGKGWNVTAEVTPHHLLLTDDLVASYDPVFKVNPPLRTHDDVVALRQALADGTIDAVATDHAPHALEDKETEFAAAAFGMTGLETALAVVATSMVETGLLDWAGVADRMSVRPAAIGRLPKHGQPLEPGAPANLVLVDPAARWTVDPAATASRSRNTPFAGRELSARVVATFLRGRPTAMDGKPT
- the carA gene encoding glutamine-hydrolyzing carbamoyl-phosphate synthase small subunit; this encodes MTEPAILVLEDGRTFRGRSYGATGETFGEAVFTTGMTGYQETLTDPSFHRQVVVQTAPHIGNTGVNDDDPESRRVWVSGYVVRDPARIPSSWRSRRTLDVELAAQGVVGICGVDTRALTRHLRERGAMRVGVSSVETDSDALLERVLASPEMEGANLADEVSTADAYVVPAVGEKRFTVAAVDLGIKASTPRYMAELGCEVHVLPASSTAADILAVAPDGVFFSNGPGDPATADGPVAALRGVLGVKPVFGICFGNQILGRALGFGTYKLKFGHRGVNQPVQDRRTGKIAISSHNHGFAVDAPLDEPASTEFGKVEVSHVDLNDQVVEGLRCLDVPAFSVQYHPEAAPGPHDATDLFATFADLMTASR
- the carB gene encoding carbamoyl-phosphate synthase large subunit, encoding MPKRTDISSVLVIGSGPIVIGQACEFDYSGTQALRVLRDEGLRVSLVNSNPATIMTDPEFADATYIEPITPEYVEKVIAIERPDGLLATLGGQTALNTAIALHDRGVLDKYGVELLGASVEAIHAGEDRQKFKGVCDAIGADYARSTLVRTVEEAVAVAAELGYPLVLRPSFTLGGGGSGFAHDEAELRTMIAAGLAASPVHEVLVEESVLGWKEYELEVMRDRKDNCVVVCSIENLDPMGVHTGDSITVAPAMTLTDREYQKMRDMAFAVIRQVGVETGGSNIQFAVDPETGRQVVIEMNPRVSRSSALASKATGFPIAKIAAKLALGYTLDEIPNDITRETPASFEPSLDYVVVKIPRFAFEKFPGADTTLTTHMKSVGEVMALGRSFTEALQKATRSLEAKGAELDFASAPGDVEDWIAKARRPHDRRLQAVVQAMRAGADIDRLHDETGIDPWFLDQLALLGEVAADLAAATTLDADALRAAKQHGFSDAQIAAIRGLTETEVRALRHELGVRPVYKTVDTCAAEFAAKTPYHYSSYDEEDEIGPGERPKVLILGSGPNRIGQGVEFDYSCVHACYALHDAGFETVMVNCNPETVSTDYDTSDRLYFEPLTCEDVLEVVDAERRSGEVVGVVVQLGGQTPLGLAQRLKDAGVPIVGTPPEAIHLAEERGAFGRVLAAAGLAAPKHGTARSYDEAVEIAHEIGYPVLVRPSYVLGGRGMEIVYDDPTLRDYIDRATEVSPEHPVLVDRFLDDAIEVDVDALYDGEELFLGGVMEHIEEAGIHSGDSACALPPITLGRADIARIRDATEAIAKGVGVRGLLNVQFAIAGDVLYVLEANPRASRTAPFVSKATAVPLAKAAARVMLGTSIAELRREGMLPAGDGADLPFDAAICVKEAVLPWSRFAGVDTVLGPEMKSTGEVMGVDATFGTAFAKSQEAAYGALPTKGRVFVSVANRDKRHLIFPVKRLADLGFEVLATEGTAEVLQRNGVPSTVVRKNSDGRGPDGEPTIVDRIAAGEVDLIVNTPFGNSGPRLDGYEIRTAAVMRGVPCLTTVQALAAAVQGIEALRGGEIGVAPLQRHHVLIQTARYGGGSTEREGGSA